DNA from Prevotella melaninogenica:
AGGAGCGTAAAGAAACTCTTCATGTACTGAAAGATGTCGGGATGTGCAAATTCACAGCAGCTGTAATGTATGTAATGAAAGAGATATTTGGTTTACAAGACAAGTATTTACTCTTGGAGCCTAATGATAGAATAGGTAAGATGCTTGTTTCTGAAATATTGATGGCAGGTAATTTTGGTTTTCATGATCATCGTTATTCATTTGCTGGTAAATCAGTTTATTCCCAATATTTTTTAGAAATATATCGAAATCTTCATTTTGCGATAGACTTTCCATCTGAAACCGTATGGGGGCGTCCTATCTCAAGGTGGTGGCATATGATATACAAGGCATATTTGCGTCGCCAACTGCGTCGGAGTTCGAAATAAGAGCTTTATTAATATAGAATAGAACTCTTTCCGATTGAAAATATAAGGCTGAATAGTTGTGCTATACGTGAGCACCAATGGTGCTGTGCTTAAACACTAATGGTGTTCAGTACTAACACGATTGGTGTTTCAGTCTTTTTCTTGTATCATCAAAGTTGAAATCGCGCTTGAGTAATTAGGTAATCCAGTTTAACTTCTATTGTATTAGTATAAAGGAGGTGGGTATCACTTTGTAAGAGTCTTATCTTGCGCGAATATAAGTTTTACCATGACGGGATAATGGTCTGAGATATTGCGACGCGACTTACCAAGCCAATAGCTGTTGGTAAAGATAGCATAATGTGGAACTTTAAAATCAGAAGAAACGAAAATATGGTCAATTCGGGCTTTACTGCGACTATCCTGCATAAAGTCATTCCATGTTCCAGTAGGTGTCATGCGTTGTAGAGCGTTAGTGTAACAATCACGTAGAACCCCAGAGTTAGAGAAGATTTGATAGATTTCATCTGTTTGGTCTACATTAAAATCGCCCGTCAGAATTGTAGGTAACCCTTTTGATAACTGATTAATACGTTTTAAAATTAATCGAGCACTCTCTCTCCGTGTGCCACAGTACCCACATGGTCCATGTGAGTATTGAAGAAATAAAATTGCTTACCCGATACCTTGTCTTGAAATTTTCCCCATGTGCAAATACGAATACACGCTGCATCCCATCCCAAAGAAGCTCTTTCAGGAGTAGGAGAGAGCTAGAAATTACCACTATCTAATAATCTAAGTTGATTTTTTTTATAAAAGATTGCTGCGTATTCTCCTTTTTCTTTACCATCGTCTCGTCCAACACCAATATAACCGTAACTATCTAATCCTTTCATTAAATCATGTAGTTGGTCTACAAGTACCTCTTGTGTACCAAATATTTCTGGCTGTTCAAAATTGATGAAGTCACACAAATGTGAACAACGTTGTGTCCATGCATTGCCTTCTTTTTCATCATTTGGGTTGTTATAACGGATATTATAAGTGCCTACATAGAGTCGTTGAGCCGAAAGGCTACAGCTCAGTAGCAATGCAAGGAATAGTGTCGTTAGTTTATTCATGATTTAAGTTCTTTATTGTTCCACAATCTGTAATATACTTTTACATACAGTTTTATGTTCAGTGGTAATATAGTTAGCTTCTGCTTGTGGCTTACTTACTAAGCAGACTAATAAAAGGTATCAATAAAAAAGAAGTCCCCTCTCCTTAGCAGGGGGAGGGGAGTGTCTTCTAAAATCTACTAATAATCTCCTCTGGCTTTACAAGTTCCTGTTCGCCAGTAGTCATATTCTTTAGTGTTATCTTACCTTCTTGCATTTCAGTTTCACCTGCAAGGGCAACAAAACCAATGTTCTTTGCATTGGCATAGCTCATTTGTTTCTTCATTTTAGCCTTGTCAGGGAACATTTCAGTGCGAATACCAGCCCTACGTGCAGCTGCAACAATTGGCAGACAGTAGGCAGTTTCCTTCTCTCCGAAGTTAATAAAGAGAAGCTGTGTACCCTGTACGCTCTCCTTTGGATAGAGGTCGAGCGTATTAAGAACATCATAAATGCGGTCAGCACCAAAGCTAATTCCGACACCAGAGATACCTGGCATACCAAAGATACCAGTTAGGTTGTCATAACGTCCACCACCTGTGATAGAACCAATCTGTACATCAAGGGCCTTAACCTCAAAGATAGCACCTGTGTAATAGTTCAATCCACGTGCCAAAGTAAGGTCGAGCTGTATCTCATTGTTTAGTCCAGAACCCTTCAATGTTTCAAGGATAAAACGCGTTTCTTCAACACCTTTTAGTCCAGTTTCACTCTCCTTCAAGACTTCTGCAATAACATCAAGTTTCTCTTCATTGGTTCCTTCTAACTTAATGATAGGTTGCAACTTCTCTATTGCTTCTTCAGAGATTCCATTATTACGCAGTTCTTCGTTTACATTATCAAGTCCTATCTTATCAAGTTTGTCGATAGCAACTGTGATGTCAACAATTTTATCCTTCTCACCAATTACTTCAGCTATACCTGTGAGAATCTTTCTATTGTTAATCTTTATCTGTACGCGAATGCCAAACTCTGTAAATACAGTGTCAATAATCTGCATTAACTCCACCTCGTTTAGTAATGAGTCAGAGCCTACTACATCGGCATCACACTGATAGAACTCACGATAACGACCCTTCTGTGGACGGTCTGCACGCCAAACTGGCTGTATTTGGTAACGCTTGAAAGGTAGCTGCAACTCATCACGATGCATCACCACGTAGCGAGCAAAAGGTACTGTAAGGTCATAACGCAATCCCTTTTCGCAGAGTTTTGTCTGCATCTTTAGTGTATTGCGCTCCTTAAGTTCTTCATCGCTAACAGCCTTCAAGTAATCTCCTGAATTCAGTATCTTAAAAAGAAGTTTATCTCCTTCTTCACCATACTTACCCATCAACGTCTGTAAGGTCTCCATAGAAGGTGTCTCTATCTGCTGAAAGCCATAGAGAGCGTAAACACGCTTGATGGTATCAAATATGTAATTTCGTTTTGCCATCTCATCTGGACCGAAGTCACGGGTACCCTTTGGGATGGAAGGTTTGTTTGCCATTTGTCTTGTATTTTTGTTTTACGAATGAAAAATATTAGGCTGTGAGAAACGAATATAAGCTTTTCTGAATGCTTATAACCGCCAGTCACAGCCTAAACAAGATTATAAAACGATCGTTTGTTCGCGGTCAGGACCAACAGAGATAATACCAATGCGGGTCTCAAGATAGTTCTCAAGGAAAGCTACATACTCACGGAACTCCTCTGGGAATTCATCCTGTGACTTACATTTTGTCATATCTTTCTTCCAACCGCGGAAATCCTTGTAGATTGGTTTCACATTATCAATCTCGTAAGGGAAGTCCTTTGTCTCTGTACCATCTGGCAACTCGTATGCAACGCATGCCTTGATAGTTTCGAAGCTATCAAGAACATCACTCTTCATCATAATAAGCTCAGTCACACCATTTACCATTACAGAGTAGCGAAGCTGAACAAGGTCAATCCAACCACAACGGCGCTCACGTCCGGTAACAGCTCCATACTCATGGCCGAGATCACGAATCGTCTTTCCGGTCTCGTCAAATAATTCTGTTGGGAATGGACCAGAGCCGACACGAGTACAGTAAGCCTTCATGATACCATAGACATTACCCACCTTATTAGGACCAATACCAAGTCCAGTACAAGCACCTGCACAAATTGTATTTGAAGAAGTTACGAAAGGATAAGAACCAAAGTCTACGTCCAACATTGTTCCTTGCGCACCTTCGCAAAGAATATGCTTACTTTCACGAAGGAGGCGGTTGATTTCATTTTCAGAATCAACAAACTTAAACTCCTTCATATATGCTATGCCTTCCATCCAAAGCTTCTCAGTCTCTTCTAAGCCTTCAAAGTCTGTCCAACCAAGTGCTGCAAGCATTTTCATATGACGATCCTTATGAGCAGCATACTTTTGTTCGAAGTCACAGAGGATATCACCAACACGTAAACCATTTCGACTGATCTTATCAGTATAAGTAGGACCAATACCCTTGCCAGTAGTTCCAACCTTGTCTTTACCCTTTGCTGCTTCGTAAGCACGGTCAAGGATACGATGTGTTGGCATGATAAGGTGGGCTTTCTTTGAGATATGTAGACGCTCCTTTAGAGGATGTCCACTCTTCTCAAGGTCTTTTGCTTCACCCATAAAGAGATCTGGAGCTAAAACGACTCCATTGCCAATGATGTTAACTTTGCCACCTTGGAAGATGCCTGATGGTATAGAACGCAGCACGTATTTCTGACCTTCGAACTCAAGAGTGTGTCCTGCGTTCGGACCTCCTTGGAAACGAGCTACTACATCGTAGCGTGGTGTGAGCACGTCTACAACCTTACCTTTTCCTTCATCACCCCATTGGAGACCCAACAGGACGTCTACTTTACCTGTGTTCATTTGCTTTTATGTGAGTTTTTTACTTGTTTCTGTGTAAGAAACTTGCTTCTCTGACGCGACAAGGCGGCTTGACAGCGTGAACATATGCCATATATATATAAGGAGAAACCATCTCGGCGAAAGCGGTGGAACTTTGTGTTCTTTATAGCATCCGCAATCTCTGGGGAATCAACCTCTGTCACTGTTCCGCATAGCGTACAGATCTGATGGATATGATCTTCATTGTTATAGCATGCCTCATACTTGGTTTGACCGATGAACCGATGTCTGACTACGAGACGTAATTCAATGAAAAGACGCATCGTATTGTAAAGTGTGGCACGAGAAACTCGAAAATTATTCTTTTCAAGTGCTGCACCCAATTCATCTAAGGAGAAATGTTCTCCCATGTCATACACCGCATCCAAAATGGCATATCGCTCTGATGTCTTGCGATGATTGTTAGCTTCGAGGTATTCATCCAGAATGTCTCGAACTCTTTTTTTGACTATATCTTTAGTCACAACTTACTGATTAAATTTGCACAAAGTTACTATTTTTAAACGATATAACTACTATACAGTAATAAAAAAAAGTTAAAAACATTGTGCTTGTATAATGGTATAAAAGCTGTCTTGTGATTCTTTTTACATGTTTATTACACTATGGTATTATTCTTTATACAAGTACTATATCGAATAATTTTTATGAAAAAAGGTTCTTCCGCTAAATGCGTAGATTGTTAATAGAATGAGATTAATCCATATACCATGGTATGATTACCCCCAATTAGGGGGGGTAAAATGGGTCATGCGAGCCTCTAACATTGTGTGCAGTGGGTATGATTACCCCCAATTAGGGGGGTAAAACGGGAGATAAACTACATGACAAATATAATTAGGTGCGATGTCTATCGGTCTTTTACAAACAAACTTACTCCCTCATTAGTTGAGCTTTGTAAATTATTTTCATTCTATACAAAACCAATACATGCTCTTTTAGCTTCTAAAAGACGCCCAATTGACTTGCAAAAGGTGCCCTTTAAGCCCCTTACTAACACCCTTTTGAAGTCCAATTAAGCACCTTTTACTTTACTACTTTATAACTAATTGATTTCTATATGGTTATGAACCTACATTTTGTATGTGTTTTTACCGTTATTTATAGATGTCTTGCTTGAAATTATGTAATGATTTTTTAATCTATTGTCTATAGATTATCGAAGTCTTAAAATGAAAAGGTTTTCAATGAAGTGGATGATAAAAGGATAGATAGTTGACAGTCTTAGCCATGTTTTTGTTTAATGATTAACTTCGTTTTTTCCTTTATAGTAATACGAAAAGCGTCCACACATTTAACGGAAGAACCCCAAAAAACATTTATCTTCATCGAAATAAGTAATTCTTGTCATGGAACATAAATTCTTTTCTTCACGATAAAAATATATTAGATTTAGTCTAAATCATAATTTATGATGATTTTTTCTTTTTTCTTTACTTGTCTAATGAAAAATAATACATATCTTTGTGCACGAAACAAGATATAAATCCTATGAAATTAAAAACCATATCTACCAAATTGAAAAGTATGATAGATAAGTTTCTATCATGCATCTCATATCGGCAAAAGGTTACATTATCTATTTTGTGCGGTGTGATAGTAGGATTAACAGGGTTATTCTTTTATCTTCTACGTATGCATACCTATATAATAGGTGATGACCCAGCGGCATGTATTAATTGCCATATCATGTCACCTTATTATGCTACGTGGTCACACTCTGCACATGCTCGTAACACCACATGTAACGATTGTCACGTTCCTAATGATAACGTTGCTACACACTATGCTTTTAAAGGTATGGATGGAATGAAGCATGTAGCTTATTTTGTTACATTTAATGAATCGCAAACTATTCAGGCAGAATCAGCATCCGCAGAAGTGATAATGGATAACTGCATCCGCTGCCATAAACAATTAAATCAAGAGTTTGTTAATACAGGCAGAATAGATTACATGGAGGCTCAGCGTGGTGAAGGTAAAGCCTGCTGGGATTGTCATCGTGATGTAGCACACATGAAGATGAATTCTCTCTCAAGTACTCCTGGTGCAGAATATGTGGAACCAATGCCACCTTCTCCTGTTCCAGATTGGTTGCAAAAAATGTTAGGAAAGAAAAAATAAGAACTAAAAATCGATAATTATGGCAAAGACATTAAAGAAATGGCAAGGCTGGCTACTCTTTGGAGGAGCAATGGTTCTCGTGTTCATTCTTGGACTGCTCTGTTCTTCAATGCTTGAAAGAAGAGCTGAGGTTGTAAGTGTGTTCAACAACAGACGTACACCGATGACTGACTCCATTGTATCTCAGAATGAGAAATTTGCAGCTGATTTCCCACGTGAATATCAGACGTGGGCAATGACAGAAGACACAAGTTTCGTGAGTAAGTACAATTCTTCCCAGGAAGTAGATGTACTGGCTGAGAGACCCGAAATGGTTATCCTATGGGCTGGCTATTCTTTCTCAAGAGGGTATAATACACCACGTGGACACCGTCATTGTATTGATGACTTACGTAAGATTATGCGTACAGGAAGTCCAGGTGTTGATGGACAAGATGACATACAGCCAGGAACCTGTTGGACCTGCAAGGGTCCTGATGTTCCACGTCTAATGCGTGAGAAAGGAACTGATAAATTCTATGCTGCCAAGTGGAGCGACTGGGGACCAGAGGTCATGAACACCGTCGGTTGCTCAGACTGCCATGATGCAAGGACGATGGAACTTCGTCCCGCTCGTCCTGCTCTCTATGAGGCATGGGCTCGTGTCGGTAAAGACGTGAGAAAAGCCAGCCATCAAGAGATGCGTAGCCTGGTCTGCGCACAGTGCCACACGGAATACTACTTCGAGAAAGAGAATGGCAACTATCTACATTTCCCTCAAGAAAAGGGTATGACGTGTGAGGCAGCAGAGGAATACTACGATAGTATTGGATTCTATGATTACATTAATCCGTTATCAAAGGCGAAGATTCTAAAGGCACAGCACCCTGGTTATGAATTGTATTTACAGGGAATCCATGGACAGCGTGGTGTTTCATGTGCTGATTGTCATATGCCTTATATCTCTGAGGGTGGTGTAAAATATACAGATCATCATATTACAAGTCCATTAGCAAACATCAGTCGTACTTGCCAGACTTGTCACCGTCAAGATGCTGAAACACTTCGTCAGAATGTATATGAGCGTCAACAGAAGATTTATGACTTCCGTACTCATGTCGAAAGAGAACTTGCTGCAGCACATATTGAAGCTAAATTTGCATGGGAAAAGGGCGCAACTGAGGCTGAGATGGAGCCTGTTTTGAAAGACCTTCGTAAGGGGCAGTGGCGTTGGGACTATGCCGTTGCCAGCCACGGCGCTGCTTTCCATGCTCCACAAGAAGTAATGCGACTCCTTGGAAGTGCAATGGAATATGCAAAGGATGCACGCTTACAGATCGCACGTGTAGTTGCTCGTCACGGCTTTACAGGACAGATTCCTCTTCCTGACGTTTCTACTAAGGCTAAGGCACAGTCTTACATTGGCTTAGATATGACTAAGCTTAATGCACAAAAGAAGCAGTTCCTCGACACTATCGTTCCGAAGTGGATAGAGCAGGCACGCAAGAATAAGCGGTTTATAACTAAACCGATGTAAACAAACTACAAGCAGGATTCCTTCCCATTAGGGGAGGAATCTTGTTCAGTAAAATAGGAATACTCTATTTGAAGAATATTCTTGTATCCTAATATTTTATATATCAAAACGAAATCATTTATCTGCTCGTACTTCACAAACATAAAATAAAGTTTTTCAAGACCTTATTAATAGTGGGGGAGAGCCTCTTTTACTATGTGGAATAAACCTTATACACTTAGAGAAGGTACAGCAATAGTTGTTGGTTTATTGGTTACAGGTGGATTATTACAGGTAACAATAGGTCCCTTAGAGTGGGGTATCTTTGCTTGGCCAGCCAACATTATTACAGTAATCTTACTCGTACTGGCACTTATCATAGTCTATGCACTTCGTAAGCGGTCTTATTTCTGTCGTTTCATGTCAACCATGCAAGCGGCGATTCCAGCTATTGCTACAGCTGCAATACTCACTCTTCTTATGGGACTTACCAAACAAGTGGCAGAGGGGAAAGCTCCTATTGACCCACTTGGTCTAACAAAGATGCTTAATTTCTGGCCGTTTATCCTTGTTTACCTATGGATGACAGCCATTGTTGGTGAAGTCACTTTGAATCAAATAGCACATTTCTCTTGGCGTCGCTTGCCAACACTAACGAGTCATGTCGGACTGTTCCTTGTTCTTACATGTGGTACACTTGGTAGTGCAGATATGCTTCGAGTAAAGATGTTTTGCGAGCAAGGACAGGTTGAGTGGCGTGGTCTTGATGCTTTTAGTGCTGTTCATCACCTCCCTGTTGCAATTCAACTGGAGAAGTTTACCATTGATGAATATCCACCTAAGCTCATGCTTATTGACAATATGGGACTTCCGCTTCCTAAGGGAAAACCTGAGAACATTCTTTTAGATAAGAATGTAAAGTCAGGTCAACTGTTAGATTGTAAGATTGAGGTACTCAAGCGTATTGATAATGCTATGCCAGTTATGCTCAGTAAGATGGTTGGTAAGATGCCTGGTGGTATGATGAGCAATATCCGTATGGACTCTTTAGGACAGGCACGTAATAAGGATGGCTATATAGCTTCGGATGCAACAGGTACTGCTTGTGCGATATTGGTAAAGGTAACAACTGGTGTAGATGCTAATGGAAGCAGTGACTCTGGTTTAATTAAAGGTCATAAAAGTACTGTAACTGGTTGGCTCACTTGTGGAAGCTATCTTTTCCCTTATCAGTCTTTGAAACTTAGTGATGGTAGAAGATTGGTTATGCCAAATCGTGAGCCACGTCGTTTCGCTTCACTTGTTGACATCTATACACAGGATGGAAAAAATATTCACACCGAGATAGAGGTTAACAAACCTTTTAGTATTGATGGATGGAAAATCTATCAGCTAAGTTACAATGAACAAATGGGCAAGTGGAGTAATCTAAGTATCTTTGAGATTGTAACAGACCCTTGGATGCCAGTTGTCTATGTAGGTATATTCATGTTGTTATTTGGAGCTGTTGGAATGTTCTTGACAGCAAGTCGTAAGAAGGAGGTTAAGCTATGATTTGGAGTTATTTTATCATATTTGCAGTCGTATCAGTAGTTTTATGGGCTATAGGTGCATGGGCTGCATGGCGTAACCGTCGTATCTTAGCGTTTGGCGCAACAGGTCTTGGACTTGTAATCTTCTTTTCCTACATTCTTATTATGTGGATAACATTGGAGCGTCCACCACTTCGAACGATGGGAGAAACGCGTTTATGGTATAGTTTTTTCCTTCCTTTGGCAGGTATTATTGTCTTTAGTCGTTGGCAGTATAAATGGATATTGAGCTTTTCAACACTTCTTGCAACAGTGTTTGTATGTGTTAATATCTTTAAGCCTGAGATTCATTCCAAGACGCTTATGCCAGCCTTGCAGAGTCCATGGTTTGCTCCTCATGTAATTGTGTATATGATGGCATATGCACTTTTGGGTGCAGCAGTAGTCATGTCGGTCTATCTTCTTTTCTTTAAGAAGGGAACTGATACGGATAAAGAGATGGAGATAACTGATAACCTTGCCTACGTTGGACTATCATTTATGACACTTGGTATGCTTATGGGTGCTTTGTGGGCAAAAGAGGCATGGGGACATTATTGGTCATGGGACCCAAAGGAGACATGGGCAGCTATTACTTGGCTTTCTTATTTGGTCTATGTCCATTATCGTCAGTATCGTCCTCACATTGTTCGTCCAGCCTTATGGGTCCTCATTATAGCCTTCATCTTACTGCAGATGTGCTGGTGGGGCATCAATTATCTGCCGTCAGCACAAGGCATGAGTGTACATACATATAACTTAAGTTAAAACACTTTATTTCAAATCGGTTCATTAGAAGGTTATTTCTTAATTCTAATGAACCGATTTTGTTTTACTCATATATCTTCTCTTGATATTATCATTAAGTCATATTTTTGACAAAACCCTTTGTTCTTCCATATCTTTTTTATACTTTTGACGACTGAATTCAACAATAATAAGATGAGACAGATTATTAATCACTTTACAGACGATGACCTTTATAAGCTTACAATGTGCTGTGCTGTCATTGACAACTATCCACGTGCACATGTTTGCTATCAGTTTGTTGACCGTGACGATACGGTCTATCCAGAAGGCTTTGCACGTGAAGTGGAACATCAAATAGAGTTACTTGAGACGGTTGTTATTACCGACGAAGAAATAAATTTTCTTCGACAGAAGTGCAATTATCTTCCAGAATGGTTCTTGACATACCTCCGCGGCTTTCGCTTTTCACGTGAGTGGGTGAAGGTATGGCAGGATGAGGATAGGCATCTTCATATTGAGTTTGAAGGATTATGGGCTGATACTATTCTGTTAGAGGTAAAGGTTCTTGCCATTATTTCAGAGCTATTCTATATGTTTAACGACCAAGCTCAGGAGTTTGACTATCAAGAACTCTATGATAAGACTTACCATAAGACAGAGCGATTACTTGAAGCCGGATGTGTATTCTCAGACTTTGGTACACGTCGTCGTGCCAGCCTTACAGCAGAAGATACTGCTGTTCGTGCCATGAAGGATTGCTACGACAGTCGCGAATGGAAAGGACGCTTTGTTGGAACAAGCAATATTCATCTTGCCATGAAGTATAATCTTATGCCTGTTGGTACGATGGCGCATGAGTTTATTTGCGCTATTGGTGGTATGTTTGGACCTCAGATGGCAAACTATATGGCTATGGAAGCATGGCGTAGAACTTATCGAGGTGCTTTGGGAACTTACCTTTACGATTCCTTTGGGTGGGATATATTCTCTTATAACTTCTCTGAAGATTTTGCTAATCAGTTCAAGGGGTTGCGCATAGACTCTGGTGATAACTTTGAGCAATTAGAGAAGATCATTGCAAAATATAATTCTTTCGGTATCGATGCACGTGATAAGCAGGTGTTATTCTCAAATGCTTTAGATACGGATAAGGCTATTGAGATACAGCGTTATGCTGAGAACCGAGTGAAGCCTTCATTTGGTATTGGTACTCACTTTACCAATGATTTCCCACATGTAAAACCAATGAACATTGTTATTAAGTTGGTCGCTGTAAAGATTACGGAGTCATGGCCATTCTATAACGAGACCTGTAAGATCTCAGAAGACAAAGGTAAGCATACGGGTAAGCCAGAGGTTATCAAGCGATTCATGGAGGCAATTAATTATAAAGAGTAGATTTCTATCTAATTTTTACCTCGAATATTACAGAGGGGAAACGTCAAAAGGCGATAATAAGTTGATGAATTAATGTCATTACTTATTATCGCCTTTTGAAGTTATATTGCTCTTAATCTATTATGAAGGTCATATTTAAAAAATAGCAAATAATGATAATCATAATTATGAAGTGTAGTAGTAATCATAATTATGAATTATATCTTTGCTCCAGACTCTATCTTGTTCAATCCCTTCTGATAGTAGATATAGTAAAGTACGCCTGACAGTGTTAAACCAAATGGGAAGGCAAACCAGACACCGACCAGCTGATAGTTCATAACGACTCCAAAGAGATAGCCTAAAGGAAGAGAAACAATGAAGAAAGATACAAACGCAATCCAGATTAGCGGACGAACATTAGCTGTGCCGCGCATTGCATTGGCATAATTACACTGTAAGCCATCACCAAACTGATAAATCATAAATGGAATAATCGTCATAGATACCATTGAAATAACGTTTACATTATCAGTGAAAAGTCCACCAATGATATGACGGCAAATGAAGATTGGCACAGAAGTTAGTATGGCAAGCAAGAAGACTAAATGAATTCCAGCCGTTGCTGTTCTTCTTACAGCAAGATAGTCACGTTGTCCCATGAAGTTACTAATACGTACTGCTACCGCTGCTGCCAAGCCATAGTAGATCATGTAGCCTAACTGTGAAATCGTCAACATAACCTGATGAGCCGCTAAGGATTCTGTATCGAACCAGCCAACCATCAAACTTGAAAGGCTAAAGGCAGCAGTTTC
Protein-coding regions in this window:
- the hisS gene encoding histidine--tRNA ligase, whose protein sequence is MANKPSIPKGTRDFGPDEMAKRNYIFDTIKRVYALYGFQQIETPSMETLQTLMGKYGEEGDKLLFKILNSGDYLKAVSDEELKERNTLKMQTKLCEKGLRYDLTVPFARYVVMHRDELQLPFKRYQIQPVWRADRPQKGRYREFYQCDADVVGSDSLLNEVELMQIIDTVFTEFGIRVQIKINNRKILTGIAEVIGEKDKIVDITVAIDKLDKIGLDNVNEELRNNGISEEAIEKLQPIIKLEGTNEEKLDVIAEVLKESETGLKGVEETRFILETLKGSGLNNEIQLDLTLARGLNYYTGAIFEVKALDVQIGSITGGGRYDNLTGIFGMPGISGVGISFGADRIYDVLNTLDLYPKESVQGTQLLFINFGEKETAYCLPIVAAARRAGIRTEMFPDKAKMKKQMSYANAKNIGFVALAGETEMQEGKITLKNMTTGEQELVKPEEIISRF
- a CDS encoding adenylosuccinate synthase, coding for MNTGKVDVLLGLQWGDEGKGKVVDVLTPRYDVVARFQGGPNAGHTLEFEGQKYVLRSIPSGIFQGGKVNIIGNGVVLAPDLFMGEAKDLEKSGHPLKERLHISKKAHLIMPTHRILDRAYEAAKGKDKVGTTGKGIGPTYTDKISRNGLRVGDILCDFEQKYAAHKDRHMKMLAALGWTDFEGLEETEKLWMEGIAYMKEFKFVDSENEINRLLRESKHILCEGAQGTMLDVDFGSYPFVTSSNTICAGACTGLGIGPNKVGNVYGIMKAYCTRVGSGPFPTELFDETGKTIRDLGHEYGAVTGRERRCGWIDLVQLRYSVMVNGVTELIMMKSDVLDSFETIKACVAYELPDGTETKDFPYEIDNVKPIYKDFRGWKKDMTKCKSQDEFPEEFREYVAFLENYLETRIGIISVGPDREQTIVL
- a CDS encoding Fur family transcriptional regulator, whose protein sequence is MTKDIVKKRVRDILDEYLEANNHRKTSERYAILDAVYDMGEHFSLDELGAALEKNNFRVSRATLYNTMRLFIELRLVVRHRFIGQTKYEACYNNEDHIHQICTLCGTVTEVDSPEIADAIKNTKFHRFRRDGFSLYIYGICSRCQAALSRQRSKFLTQKQVKNSHKSK
- the nrfH gene encoding cytochrome c nitrite reductase small subunit, yielding MKLKTISTKLKSMIDKFLSCISYRQKVTLSILCGVIVGLTGLFFYLLRMHTYIIGDDPAACINCHIMSPYYATWSHSAHARNTTCNDCHVPNDNVATHYAFKGMDGMKHVAYFVTFNESQTIQAESASAEVIMDNCIRCHKQLNQEFVNTGRIDYMEAQRGEGKACWDCHRDVAHMKMNSLSSTPGAEYVEPMPPSPVPDWLQKMLGKKK
- the nrfA gene encoding ammonia-forming cytochrome c nitrite reductase, producing MAKTLKKWQGWLLFGGAMVLVFILGLLCSSMLERRAEVVSVFNNRRTPMTDSIVSQNEKFAADFPREYQTWAMTEDTSFVSKYNSSQEVDVLAERPEMVILWAGYSFSRGYNTPRGHRHCIDDLRKIMRTGSPGVDGQDDIQPGTCWTCKGPDVPRLMREKGTDKFYAAKWSDWGPEVMNTVGCSDCHDARTMELRPARPALYEAWARVGKDVRKASHQEMRSLVCAQCHTEYYFEKENGNYLHFPQEKGMTCEAAEEYYDSIGFYDYINPLSKAKILKAQHPGYELYLQGIHGQRGVSCADCHMPYISEGGVKYTDHHITSPLANISRTCQTCHRQDAETLRQNVYERQQKIYDFRTHVERELAAAHIEAKFAWEKGATEAEMEPVLKDLRKGQWRWDYAVASHGAAFHAPQEVMRLLGSAMEYAKDARLQIARVVARHGFTGQIPLPDVSTKAKAQSYIGLDMTKLNAQKKQFLDTIVPKWIEQARKNKRFITKPM
- a CDS encoding cytochrome c biogenesis protein ResB — translated: MWNKPYTLREGTAIVVGLLVTGGLLQVTIGPLEWGIFAWPANIITVILLVLALIIVYALRKRSYFCRFMSTMQAAIPAIATAAILTLLMGLTKQVAEGKAPIDPLGLTKMLNFWPFILVYLWMTAIVGEVTLNQIAHFSWRRLPTLTSHVGLFLVLTCGTLGSADMLRVKMFCEQGQVEWRGLDAFSAVHHLPVAIQLEKFTIDEYPPKLMLIDNMGLPLPKGKPENILLDKNVKSGQLLDCKIEVLKRIDNAMPVMLSKMVGKMPGGMMSNIRMDSLGQARNKDGYIASDATGTACAILVKVTTGVDANGSSDSGLIKGHKSTVTGWLTCGSYLFPYQSLKLSDGRRLVMPNREPRRFASLVDIYTQDGKNIHTEIEVNKPFSIDGWKIYQLSYNEQMGKWSNLSIFEIVTDPWMPVVYVGIFMLLFGAVGMFLTASRKKEVKL
- the ccsA gene encoding cytochrome c biogenesis protein CcsA encodes the protein MIWSYFIIFAVVSVVLWAIGAWAAWRNRRILAFGATGLGLVIFFSYILIMWITLERPPLRTMGETRLWYSFFLPLAGIIVFSRWQYKWILSFSTLLATVFVCVNIFKPEIHSKTLMPALQSPWFAPHVIVYMMAYALLGAAVVMSVYLLFFKKGTDTDKEMEITDNLAYVGLSFMTLGMLMGALWAKEAWGHYWSWDPKETWAAITWLSYLVYVHYRQYRPHIVRPALWVLIIAFILLQMCWWGINYLPSAQGMSVHTYNLS
- the pncB gene encoding nicotinate phosphoribosyltransferase, with protein sequence MRQIINHFTDDDLYKLTMCCAVIDNYPRAHVCYQFVDRDDTVYPEGFAREVEHQIELLETVVITDEEINFLRQKCNYLPEWFLTYLRGFRFSREWVKVWQDEDRHLHIEFEGLWADTILLEVKVLAIISELFYMFNDQAQEFDYQELYDKTYHKTERLLEAGCVFSDFGTRRRASLTAEDTAVRAMKDCYDSREWKGRFVGTSNIHLAMKYNLMPVGTMAHEFICAIGGMFGPQMANYMAMEAWRRTYRGALGTYLYDSFGWDIFSYNFSEDFANQFKGLRIDSGDNFEQLEKIIAKYNSFGIDARDKQVLFSNALDTDKAIEIQRYAENRVKPSFGIGTHFTNDFPHVKPMNIVIKLVAVKITESWPFYNETCKISEDKGKHTGKPEVIKRFMEAINYKE